A genomic segment from Acuticoccus sediminis encodes:
- a CDS encoding hydantoinase/oxoprolinase family protein, whose protein sequence is MRLGVDVGGTFTDLLLHDAATQRTYQAKTPSTPEDQSIGVANGVKLICEKAGISPSDISLILHGTTVATNAVLEGKGSRVGLLVTEGFEYTLHLAKSWTPGPLFGWIVMDKPEPLAALADTRGIPERMNARGEVVKPLDREAATRLIDDLCSSGIEALTISLMHSYANPDHERVLAQIVKARYPDIPVSISSEILPEFREYDRAITTVMNDYVRPIMRRYLSRIETRLKDDGVHARLHIVRSDGGLMSAEAASERPVHTVLSGPAGGVTSTVMVARRTGLGRLLAFDMGGTSTDVSVVIDGEPTISRSTEVGYFPAKVPTLDVRSVGAGGGSIAEVSELTSSLRVGPRSAGARPGPVAYGRGGTEPTVSDANVVLGYLPPVLLGGDMSLDVEGARAAVSKVGEALGLSPEGAAQGIIDIANEVMLGALRVITVQRGLDPRDFGIVAFGGAGPLHANALAELLGCYPVVVPANPGVLSALGFLESEFKNEFVQTFIRSTKALDAADVWARFDALAEKAAHWLEEEKVAPQDRHLQFSVDLRYEQQGFEVTIDLDGDVIAGKASLEAVFDKFHATHERLYGVRFHVPVELVALRVVATGATTPVEEAAAITGGPAAEAIIETRPSYFNGEWVETPNVDRARLAIGERVAGPAIIRQYDTTTVLLPDHYAEVDPHGNLLIWPNAKGN, encoded by the coding sequence ATGAGGCTGGGTGTCGACGTCGGGGGAACCTTCACAGACCTGCTCCTTCACGACGCCGCGACGCAACGCACCTACCAGGCCAAGACCCCGTCGACCCCCGAGGACCAGTCGATCGGCGTCGCCAACGGTGTGAAGCTCATCTGCGAGAAGGCGGGCATCTCGCCGTCCGACATCTCGCTGATCCTCCACGGCACGACCGTGGCGACCAATGCGGTGCTGGAAGGCAAGGGTTCGCGCGTCGGCCTGCTTGTGACCGAGGGGTTCGAGTACACGCTGCACCTCGCCAAGTCCTGGACCCCGGGGCCGCTCTTCGGCTGGATCGTCATGGACAAGCCGGAGCCCCTCGCCGCGCTGGCCGACACGCGCGGCATCCCGGAACGGATGAACGCACGCGGCGAGGTGGTGAAGCCGCTCGACCGCGAGGCCGCGACCCGGCTGATCGACGACCTCTGCTCCTCCGGCATCGAGGCGCTGACGATTTCGCTGATGCATTCCTATGCAAACCCGGATCACGAGCGCGTCCTCGCGCAGATCGTGAAGGCGCGGTACCCGGACATCCCGGTCTCGATCTCGTCGGAGATCCTGCCCGAGTTTCGGGAATACGACCGGGCGATCACAACGGTCATGAACGACTACGTCCGGCCGATCATGCGGCGGTACCTGTCGCGCATCGAGACCCGGCTCAAGGACGACGGCGTCCACGCGCGCCTCCATATCGTTCGCTCCGACGGCGGCCTGATGAGCGCCGAGGCGGCGTCCGAGCGGCCGGTGCACACGGTGCTCTCCGGTCCCGCCGGCGGCGTGACGTCGACCGTGATGGTCGCCCGTCGCACCGGCCTCGGCAGACTTCTCGCCTTCGACATGGGCGGCACCTCCACCGACGTCTCCGTCGTCATCGACGGCGAGCCGACGATCTCCCGGTCGACCGAGGTCGGCTACTTCCCCGCCAAGGTCCCGACGCTCGACGTGCGCTCGGTCGGGGCCGGCGGCGGCTCCATCGCCGAGGTCTCCGAACTGACCAGCTCGTTGCGCGTCGGCCCCCGCAGCGCCGGCGCGCGCCCCGGCCCCGTCGCCTACGGCCGCGGCGGCACCGAACCCACGGTGTCGGACGCCAACGTGGTGCTCGGCTACCTGCCGCCGGTTCTCCTCGGCGGCGACATGTCGCTCGACGTCGAAGGCGCCCGCGCCGCCGTCTCGAAGGTCGGCGAGGCGCTCGGACTGTCGCCGGAGGGCGCCGCGCAGGGGATCATCGACATCGCCAACGAGGTGATGCTCGGCGCCCTCCGCGTCATCACGGTGCAGCGCGGACTCGACCCGCGTGACTTCGGCATCGTCGCCTTCGGCGGCGCCGGCCCGCTCCACGCCAACGCGCTGGCCGAGCTTCTCGGCTGCTATCCGGTGGTCGTCCCGGCCAACCCCGGCGTCCTGTCGGCACTCGGCTTCCTGGAGTCGGAGTTCAAGAACGAGTTCGTGCAGACCTTCATCCGCTCGACCAAGGCGCTCGACGCGGCGGACGTGTGGGCCCGCTTCGACGCGCTGGCCGAGAAGGCGGCGCACTGGCTCGAGGAGGAGAAGGTGGCTCCGCAGGACCGCCACCTGCAGTTCTCGGTCGACCTGCGCTACGAGCAGCAGGGCTTCGAGGTGACGATCGACCTCGACGGGGACGTGATCGCCGGGAAGGCCAGCCTGGAGGCCGTGTTCGACAAGTTCCACGCCACCCACGAGCGGCTCTACGGTGTGCGCTTCCATGTGCCGGTCGAGCTCGTGGCGCTGCGGGTCGTCGCGACCGGCGCCACGACCCCGGTGGAGGAGGCCGCCGCGATCACCGGAGGCCCGGCGGCCGAGGCGATCATCGAGACGCGCCCGAGCTACTTCAACGGTGAGTGGGTGGAGACGCCGAACGTCGACCGCGCGCGGCTCGCCATCGGCGAGCGGGTCGCCGGCCCCGCCATCATCCGCCAGTACGACACGACCACCGTCCTTCTCCCGGATCATTACGCGGAGGTCGACCCGCACGGAAACCTCCTGATCTGGCCGAACGCGAAGGGGAACTGA